A window of Sphingorhabdus lacus contains these coding sequences:
- a CDS encoding Hachiman antiphage defense system protein HamA — MAGIKAWCDETVTKVKTHSLVYLEADTVAVASTGIKSLAAAVSNHYAAPDRIAQILHMLGKPAVAEYIKTKLPYGAKSRSGDLGEILASSYVSEYTGYSVGVYKLRWSDHREMAMRGDDILGIRLDPSVTVKFLKGEVKSRAALGKKTVDEARTALGSSNGRPTPHALAFVADRLFETGETALSEVIDQFQLKARIEINQLSHLMFMFTGNNPSSLLTANLSAYNGKIPQFAVGLRVSTHQAFIKDVFEKVIADADKP; from the coding sequence GTGGCGGGCATCAAAGCGTGGTGTGACGAGACTGTCACCAAGGTCAAAACACACAGCCTCGTCTATCTCGAGGCTGATACTGTGGCCGTCGCAAGCACCGGCATCAAATCCCTGGCTGCAGCTGTCTCTAATCACTATGCCGCACCAGATCGCATTGCTCAGATATTACACATGCTCGGAAAGCCGGCCGTGGCAGAGTATATCAAAACAAAGTTGCCGTACGGTGCCAAATCACGGTCGGGCGACCTCGGAGAGATTCTAGCATCCAGTTACGTTTCGGAGTACACTGGCTATTCGGTGGGCGTTTACAAGTTGCGGTGGTCTGATCATCGTGAGATGGCAATGCGTGGTGACGACATATTGGGAATAAGGCTTGATCCCTCAGTTACAGTCAAATTCCTCAAGGGCGAGGTCAAGAGCCGCGCCGCCCTCGGCAAGAAGACAGTCGATGAAGCGCGGACAGCGCTTGGATCCAGTAATGGCCGGCCAACGCCGCATGCGCTTGCGTTCGTTGCGGACCGACTGTTTGAAACGGGCGAGACAGCCCTCTCTGAGGTGATCGATCAATTTCAGTTAAAGGCTCGGATAGAGATCAATCAGCTATCGCACTTGATGTTCATGTTCACCGGAAATAATCCGAGCAGCCTCCTCACAGCCAACCTTAGCGCCTATAACGGCAAGATACCTCAATTCGCGGTCGGTCTGCGAGTGTCGACCCATCAGGCGTTTATCAAAGATGTCTTCGAAAAGGTGATTGCGGATGCCGACAAGCCCTGA
- a CDS encoding DUF5818 domain-containing protein — MSSIGSRVEETGTLIRDGGGFALRRDIGGRWKLDMHRVPVDHVEKRVRISGIIVADRLIDVDALGPDFPTI; from the coding sequence ATGTCATCCATTGGAAGCCGAGTCGAAGAAACAGGAACACTAATTCGCGATGGCGGAGGCTTTGCGTTGCGCCGAGACATAGGCGGACGCTGGAAGCTTGATATGCACCGCGTACCGGTCGACCACGTTGAAAAGCGCGTTCGCATTTCCGGAATAATTGTAGCCGATCGTTTGATCGACGTCGACGCGCTTGGACCAGACTTTCCGACAATTTAG
- a CDS encoding AraC family transcriptional regulator, which yields MAPDTISASLLVRILRAAVAEGADKRALLAAVGIDEVRLRNPLSRLSAPLALRFFSVLEQYFKDPSIHLRLGDKAAMQNFSDLGYATRLEANLASVIEANVGIQILRQNMFRTTFEPAGKPPYLIWECHPDFVVSYAPFIEFSVSTYARLSRQILGERPLLRALHFQHKPRFAVSKYEEAFGCTVEFSKPATRMEIAARQVFRPSPHANPRLFDAATKRYQQPANWMAEGREHLAYSYFYLSNEIDKSPPTLDRMAQSFGMSERTLRRKLVEENYPFRELVDLVRQDLCKLYFLEDQRTLSEIALLLGYSELSAFTRAFKRWFGHAPSKS from the coding sequence TTGGCCCCAGACACGATTTCTGCAAGCTTGCTGGTGCGCATATTGCGTGCGGCGGTTGCGGAAGGGGCCGACAAACGGGCTTTGCTGGCAGCGGTCGGGATTGATGAAGTCCGGTTACGCAATCCTCTCAGCCGCCTGTCGGCGCCCTTGGCCTTGCGTTTTTTTAGCGTTCTGGAGCAATATTTCAAAGATCCTTCGATCCATTTGCGGCTTGGTGACAAGGCCGCCATGCAGAATTTTTCCGATCTCGGTTACGCGACCCGGCTAGAGGCGAATCTGGCCTCGGTTATTGAGGCTAATGTCGGGATTCAAATTCTGCGGCAAAATATGTTTCGCACGACATTCGAACCTGCCGGCAAGCCACCTTATCTGATCTGGGAATGTCATCCCGACTTTGTTGTCTCCTACGCCCCCTTCATCGAATTTTCGGTCTCGACTTATGCTCGGTTGTCGCGGCAGATATTGGGTGAACGCCCGCTACTGCGTGCATTACACTTCCAGCATAAACCCCGCTTTGCTGTGTCGAAATATGAAGAAGCCTTCGGCTGTACCGTCGAATTTTCGAAGCCTGCCACACGTATGGAAATTGCGGCCCGCCAGGTATTTCGCCCGTCGCCCCATGCAAATCCGCGCCTGTTCGACGCGGCAACCAAAAGGTACCAGCAACCCGCCAACTGGATGGCCGAAGGGAGGGAGCATCTTGCCTACAGCTATTTTTATCTCTCCAACGAAATCGACAAATCACCCCCCACGCTGGACCGGATGGCCCAATCTTTTGGAATGAGCGAACGCACGCTGCGCCGCAAATTGGTGGAGGAAAATTATCCGTTCCGTGAGCTCGTCGATCTGGTGCGACAGGATCTGTGCAAACTCTATTTTCTGGAAGACCAACGCACATTAAGCGAAATTGCCTTGCTGCTCGGCTATAGCGAACTGTCGGCATTCACGCGTGCATTCAAACGCTGGTTCGGACACGCGCCCAGTAAAAGTTGA